Proteins encoded in a region of the Desulforegula conservatrix Mb1Pa genome:
- a CDS encoding TIGR02186 family protein — MKIRITALVFMMIMAIAFQAFAGTEAKLEVGAKLIDINTFYNGTSLKVSGSVPEGCEAVLRFVGSSSELHMKEKGKAMGVLWMNLNSLTFKNVPGVFLVNTSETFSKSDENYGTMKKIGLSSLRDSIGVEADKTDKTLAVDELLKLKQQEGLYNEVSGNILYLPGMAGQKAFKAEISVPSRLLPGEYSIELLAVQDGQIVSQAKQNITAGLSGFPKLMSSLAFGNSLLYGVLATVIAIFSGLGIGMVFQSKGAH; from the coding sequence ATGAAGATCAGAATCACCGCCTTAGTTTTTATGATGATTATGGCCATCGCATTTCAGGCTTTTGCCGGGACTGAAGCCAAATTAGAAGTGGGCGCTAAGCTTATTGACATAAATACTTTCTATAACGGCACAAGTTTGAAGGTGTCGGGCTCGGTTCCCGAAGGCTGCGAAGCTGTTCTAAGGTTCGTAGGCAGTTCCTCGGAGCTTCATATGAAGGAAAAAGGAAAGGCAATGGGAGTTTTGTGGATGAACCTGAACTCTCTTACGTTCAAGAATGTTCCAGGAGTTTTTCTTGTAAACACTTCTGAAACATTTTCCAAGTCCGATGAAAATTATGGAACAATGAAAAAAATCGGTCTTTCCAGCCTCAGGGATTCAATCGGAGTTGAAGCTGACAAGACAGACAAAACCCTTGCCGTTGATGAGCTTCTCAAATTGAAACAGCAGGAAGGGCTTTATAATGAAGTCTCCGGCAATATTCTTTATTTGCCGGGCATGGCAGGACAGAAAGCATTCAAGGCAGAAATCAGCGTTCCGTCACGACTCTTGCCTGGAGAATATTCCATTGAACTTTTAGCCGTTCAGGACGGGCAGATTGTCTCCCAGGCAAAGCAGAATATTACTGCTGGTCTGAGCGGTTTTCCAAAATTGATGTCAAGCCTCGCATTCGGGAATTCACTTCTTTACGGTGTTCTTGCAACTGTGATTGCTATTTTTTCAGGTCTCGGCATAGGCATGGTCTTTCAGAGCAAGGGGGCGCATTAG